A genomic region of Candidatus Pseudomonas phytovorans contains the following coding sequences:
- a CDS encoding CbtB-domain containing protein — protein sequence MPVTSAKQHSLDTPVTLSQRVVIAVGASLLGLCLVYFAGFSHIEAVHNAAHDTRHSAAFPCH from the coding sequence ATGCCCGTCACCAGCGCCAAGCAACATAGCCTTGATACACCTGTCACCCTCAGCCAGCGCGTCGTCATCGCCGTCGGCGCCAGCCTGCTGGGCCTGTGCCTGGTGTACTTCGCCGGTTTCTCGCACATCGAGGCCGTGCACAACGCCGCCCACGACACCCGCCACAGCGCCGCCTTCCCCTGCCACTGA
- a CDS encoding CbtA family protein has translation MITRIARTAGFSGLLAALLLTLLQSFWVAPLILEAETYESSAPAAQHEHGGEVAPHEHSAEAWSPEDGWQRVLSTTGGNLVVAVGFALILAALYSLRAPQGAGTGVLWGLAGFAVFCLAPTLGLPPELPGTAAADLGQRQAWWIGTASATALGLALLVFGRHWVLKALGAVLLVIPHVIGAPQPEVHESLAPEALETQFKVASWLTNAAFWVALGLLSAWLFRRSSKA, from the coding sequence ATGATCACGCGCATTGCCCGTACCGCGGGCTTCAGCGGGCTGCTTGCCGCCCTGTTGCTGACCCTGCTGCAAAGTTTTTGGGTCGCCCCTCTGATTCTTGAGGCGGAAACCTACGAATCCTCGGCCCCCGCCGCACAGCACGAACATGGGGGCGAAGTGGCCCCCCATGAACACAGCGCCGAAGCCTGGTCGCCGGAAGACGGCTGGCAGCGGGTGCTGTCCACCACCGGCGGCAACCTGGTAGTCGCAGTCGGCTTCGCCCTCATCCTCGCCGCCCTGTACAGCCTGCGCGCACCGCAGGGTGCCGGCACCGGCGTGCTGTGGGGCCTGGCCGGTTTCGCCGTGTTCTGCCTGGCGCCAACGCTGGGGCTGCCGCCGGAGCTGCCCGGCACTGCCGCCGCCGACCTGGGGCAACGCCAGGCATGGTGGATCGGCACGGCCAGCGCCACTGCCCTTGGCCTTGCCTTGCTGGTGTTCGGCCGCCACTGGGTGCTGAAAGCACTGGGCGCCGTACTGCTGGTAATCCCCCATGTGATCGGCGCTCCGCAGCCCGAAGTACATGAAAGCCTGGCCCCCGAAGCACTGGAGACCCAGTTCAAAGTGGCCTCCTGGCTGACCAACGCTGCCTTCTGGGTAGCCTTGGGTCTGCTCAGTGCGTGGCTGTTCCGCCGCTCCAGCAAGGCCTGA
- a CDS encoding cobalamin biosynthesis protein, whose product MPAFYAGFGCRRGCPADTLQTLLHQALARQGLALADLRGIASISLKADEAGLLQLAERLGLPLVLYHSVQLQAFEPLLSHRSAIAHARSGCWGVAESTALALASQQLGTARLLLARQVLGPATLALAC is encoded by the coding sequence ATGCCGGCTTTCTACGCCGGCTTTGGCTGCCGCCGGGGTTGCCCGGCGGATACCCTGCAAACCCTGCTGCACCAAGCCCTGGCTCGCCAGGGCTTGGCGCTTGCCGACCTGCGCGGCATTGCCAGTATCAGCCTCAAAGCCGACGAAGCCGGCTTGCTGCAACTGGCTGAACGCCTTGGGTTGCCCCTGGTGCTGTACCATAGCGTCCAACTGCAAGCCTTTGAGCCCCTGCTCAGCCACCGCTCTGCCATAGCTCATGCCCGCAGCGGCTGTTGGGGTGTGGCCGAGAGCACAGCACTGGCCCTGGCCAGCCAGCAACTGGGCACGGCAAGGTTGCTGCTGGCGCGCCAGGTATTGGGCCCGGCGACCCTCGCCCTGGCCTGCTGA
- the cobM gene encoding precorrin-4 C(11)-methyltransferase has translation MTVYFIGAGPGDPELITVKGQRLIRQCPVIIYAGSLVPAAVLEGHQAETVINSAELHLEQIIAAMRSAHAQGQDVARVHSGDPSLYGAIGEQIRHLQALGIDYQIIPGVTATAASAALLGCELTLPQVAQTVILTRYGDSSPMPPGEQLSDLARHGSTLAIHLGVKHLSRIVEELLPHYGAHCPVAVVHRATWPDQDWVRGTLGDIVERVAAKDFRRTALILVGHVLGDTPFAESALYRAGHAHLYRPGD, from the coding sequence ATGACGGTGTATTTCATCGGTGCCGGCCCCGGCGACCCGGAACTGATCACGGTCAAGGGCCAACGGCTGATCCGCCAGTGCCCGGTGATCATCTATGCCGGCTCACTGGTACCGGCCGCCGTGCTCGAAGGCCACCAGGCCGAAACCGTGATCAACAGTGCCGAGTTGCACCTGGAACAGATCATCGCTGCCATGCGCAGCGCGCACGCACAAGGCCAGGACGTGGCCCGTGTACACAGCGGAGACCCCAGCCTGTACGGCGCCATCGGTGAGCAGATCCGCCACCTGCAGGCGCTTGGCATCGATTACCAGATCATCCCTGGCGTCACCGCTACGGCGGCCAGCGCTGCCCTGCTCGGCTGCGAGCTGACCCTGCCGCAGGTCGCGCAGACGGTAATCCTCACCCGCTATGGCGACAGTTCGCCGATGCCGCCCGGCGAGCAACTGAGCGACCTGGCGCGCCATGGCAGCACCCTGGCGATTCACCTGGGGGTCAAGCACCTCTCGCGAATCGTCGAAGAATTGCTGCCGCACTATGGCGCGCACTGCCCGGTGGCGGTGGTCCACCGTGCCACCTGGCCAGACCAGGACTGGGTGCGCGGCACCCTTGGCGATATTGTCGAACGCGTTGCCGCAAAGGACTTTCGCCGCACGGCGCTGATCCTGGTAGGCCATGTGCTCGGGGATACGCCATTCGCCGAGTCGGCCTTGTACCGGGCCGGGCATGCCCACCTGTACCGCCCTGGCGACTGA
- a CDS encoding DUF1272 domain-containing protein has translation MLELRPNCECCDTDLPGDSPDALICSFECTFCRPCADTRLLGRCPNCAGQLVARPTRVGQALINNPASSQRVNKAHAACA, from the coding sequence ATGCTGGAACTACGCCCCAACTGCGAGTGCTGCGATACCGACCTGCCGGGCGACAGCCCTGATGCGCTGATCTGCTCCTTCGAATGCACCTTCTGCCGGCCCTGTGCCGACACGCGCCTCCTGGGCCGCTGCCCGAACTGCGCAGGCCAGCTGGTGGCCCGGCCGACGCGGGTCGGCCAGGCATTGATCAATAACCCCGCCTCCAGCCAACGCGTGAACAAAGCGCACGCTGCCTGCGCCTGA
- a CDS encoding response regulator transcription factor, translating to MTTVLIVDDHPIVRLSLRLLLERERFHVVGEVGNGSEVAQVARELRPDVVVLDIGLPGLDGMEVIKRLQCLEQVPKIMVLTGQATDLYVRRCLDAGIGAFVTKEEDHEALLFALKALVKGYSTFPQMSVNSNSLESEPVRLSSLSNREMEVLRRLARGENNKNIGTCMNLSAKTISTYRGRIMEKLKTESLVEMVDLAKRNSVY from the coding sequence ATGACAACCGTGCTGATCGTCGACGACCACCCCATTGTCCGACTGTCTTTGCGTCTACTGCTCGAGCGCGAACGCTTTCATGTCGTGGGTGAGGTTGGCAACGGCAGCGAAGTGGCGCAGGTAGCCCGCGAACTGCGCCCGGACGTGGTAGTGCTCGACATCGGCCTGCCCGGCCTGGACGGCATGGAGGTGATCAAACGCCTGCAATGCCTGGAGCAGGTGCCCAAGATCATGGTGCTGACCGGCCAAGCCACCGACCTGTATGTGCGGCGTTGCCTGGATGCCGGCATTGGCGCTTTCGTCACCAAGGAAGAAGACCATGAGGCACTGCTCTTTGCCCTCAAGGCCTTGGTCAAGGGCTATTCGACCTTTCCGCAAATGTCGGTCAACAGCAACTCGCTGGAGAGCGAACCGGTGCGCCTGAGCAGCCTGTCGAACCGTGAAATGGAAGTGTTGCGCCGCCTGGCACGCGGCGAAAACAACAAGAATATCGGTACCTGCATGAACCTGAGTGCCAAGACCATCAGCACCTACCGCGGCCGTATCATGGAAAAGCTCAAGACCGAGTCGCTGGTCGAAATGGTCGACCTGGCCAAACGCAACAGCGTCTACTGA
- a CDS encoding transporter substrate-binding domain-containing protein: protein MKRLLACMFLVIGLAGPTTLLASSEPRQLLARSVSAAAPLHLSSEDRQWLQRRQHLVLGASRPDYPPFEINVSQQDYEGLSADYAGIIAEQLGISVEVRRFDSRHEAIAALREGSIDLLGSSNAFEAADAQLELTTPYADDLPVIVTREGNSLKHTPDLAGLRLAMVDHYLPASAVRTLYPKAQLSLYRSTLAGLAAVDLGEADAYLGDAISTDFTIGKSYQGTLKIDHFCQVPAGAFAFALASDNPRLHRLVDQALARISESERLNILRRWSSGNTSLLLQRHLTALSQEEEAWIAAHPSIDVLVNTSLAPLTFNDAEHRPTGITLDLLKQISLRTGLHFRPVESDSAQTMVERLARGDAQMIGALGYGADRSKQLRYTRPYLVSPRVLITRSDSTYPAQTKALDGQRIALVRGSPLRALLQQRYPQARLVEVDNPLGLMEAVAGGAADVALGSHINAAYYISHVFKGRLRIASVLDDDPAIAAFAVAADQPQLQAILDKALLSIPPEELDQLINRWRTSTLVSDSPWRDYRTLALQVLILSALLLAGVVFWNSYLRKLINQRTEAQHALQAQLALSRGLLEQLRQAKDDAEQASQTKSTFLATMSHEIRTPMNAVIGLLELALEDSREGRCDAQTLQTAHDSAIGLLELIGDILDISRIESGHITLQPVPTNLVELVRATVRVFEGNARAKGLHLHADLPDEPVWVLADPLRLKQILSNLISNAIKFTDRGEVQASLLMPSADEHSSLPIELSVRDTGIGISPADQARLFNAFVQADGPRTRQGAGLGLVISRTFAELMGGSLSLQSVEGVGTKVLVSLHLPACPAPEPARQHTPVAESSSGPLKILVVDDYPANLLLLERQLHTLGHHVTLADNGQVALERWQAARFDLVITDCSMPVMDGHELTRRIRSLETERSLPACQILGVTANAQAEERERCLASGMDDCLFKPIGLRTLKAHLPQARGDQQPPVRSSGFNLAELRHLTQDDKQLTRHLLEQLSISVSEDLSTLRALSAEASDEAVRSLAHRIKGGAKMIRVRGVVEDCEAIENAHAQGLPTVAQRERLQVSLQALLNEMSDALNAIAASS from the coding sequence ATGAAGCGCCTGTTGGCGTGCATGTTTCTGGTCATCGGCCTGGCCGGCCCAACCACACTGCTGGCCAGCAGCGAACCTCGCCAGCTGCTGGCCCGCTCGGTCAGCGCCGCGGCCCCGTTGCACCTGTCCAGCGAAGACCGGCAATGGCTGCAGCGACGCCAACACCTGGTGCTGGGCGCTTCGCGCCCCGACTATCCGCCGTTCGAAATCAACGTCAGCCAACAGGACTACGAAGGCCTTAGCGCAGACTATGCAGGCATCATCGCCGAGCAGCTGGGCATAAGCGTCGAGGTGCGGCGGTTCGACAGCCGGCATGAGGCCATCGCCGCGTTGCGTGAGGGCAGTATCGACCTGCTGGGCAGCTCCAATGCCTTCGAAGCGGCAGACGCCCAGCTTGAACTGACCACCCCGTATGCCGACGACCTGCCAGTCATCGTCACCCGCGAGGGTAACAGCCTGAAGCACACACCCGACCTCGCCGGCCTGCGCCTGGCGATGGTCGATCACTACCTGCCAGCGAGCGCCGTACGCACCTTGTACCCCAAAGCGCAGTTGAGCCTGTACCGCTCGACCCTGGCCGGGCTGGCTGCGGTCGATCTGGGCGAGGCCGATGCCTATCTGGGCGATGCCATCAGCACCGATTTCACGATTGGCAAGAGTTACCAGGGCACCCTCAAAATCGACCACTTCTGCCAGGTGCCTGCTGGCGCGTTTGCCTTTGCCCTGGCCAGCGACAACCCACGCTTGCATCGCCTGGTCGACCAGGCGCTGGCCCGCATCAGCGAAAGCGAACGCCTGAATATCCTGCGCCGCTGGAGCAGTGGCAACACCAGCCTGCTGCTGCAGCGCCACCTCACCGCCTTGAGCCAGGAAGAAGAAGCCTGGATCGCGGCCCACCCCAGCATCGACGTATTGGTCAACACCTCGCTCGCGCCATTGACGTTCAACGACGCCGAACACCGCCCAACCGGCATCACACTTGACCTGCTGAAACAGATTTCGCTGCGCACCGGGCTGCACTTCCGGCCGGTCGAAAGCGATTCGGCTCAGACGATGGTCGAGCGCCTGGCACGCGGTGACGCACAAATGATCGGCGCCTTGGGCTACGGCGCCGATCGCTCGAAACAATTGCGTTATACCCGCCCCTATCTGGTCAGCCCACGTGTATTGATTACCCGCAGCGACAGCACCTATCCCGCACAAACCAAGGCACTGGACGGCCAGCGCATCGCCCTGGTACGCGGCTCGCCGCTGCGGGCGCTGCTGCAACAACGCTATCCGCAGGCACGGCTGGTCGAGGTGGACAACCCGCTCGGGCTGATGGAAGCCGTGGCGGGTGGGGCTGCCGATGTGGCCCTTGGCAGCCACATCAATGCCGCCTACTACATCAGCCATGTATTCAAAGGCCGCTTGCGCATCGCCAGCGTGCTGGATGACGACCCGGCCATTGCCGCCTTCGCCGTAGCTGCGGACCAGCCGCAGCTGCAAGCCATCCTTGACAAGGCGCTGTTGAGCATTCCACCCGAAGAGCTGGACCAGCTGATCAATCGCTGGCGCACCAGCACTTTGGTGAGCGACAGCCCCTGGCGCGATTACCGCACCCTGGCCTTGCAGGTACTGATTTTGTCGGCACTGCTGCTGGCGGGCGTGGTGTTCTGGAACAGCTACCTGCGCAAGCTGATCAACCAGCGCACCGAGGCCCAGCACGCGCTACAGGCGCAACTGGCCTTGAGCCGCGGCCTGCTCGAACAGTTGCGCCAGGCCAAGGACGACGCCGAACAGGCCAGCCAGACCAAAAGCACTTTCCTGGCGACCATGAGCCATGAGATCCGCACCCCGATGAATGCCGTGATCGGCCTACTGGAGCTGGCCCTGGAAGACAGCCGCGAGGGCCGTTGCGATGCCCAGACCCTGCAGACTGCCCATGACTCGGCCATTGGCCTGCTTGAACTGATTGGCGATATTCTCGACATTTCCCGCATCGAATCCGGGCATATCACCCTGCAACCGGTACCCACGAATCTTGTCGAGCTGGTACGCGCTACGGTACGGGTGTTTGAAGGCAACGCTCGGGCCAAAGGCTTGCACCTGCACGCAGACCTCCCAGACGAGCCAGTCTGGGTGCTGGCAGACCCGCTAAGGCTCAAGCAGATCCTGTCCAACCTGATCAGCAACGCCATCAAGTTCACCGACCGAGGTGAGGTGCAGGCCAGCCTGCTGATGCCTTCAGCCGATGAACACAGTAGCCTGCCGATCGAACTGTCTGTGCGTGACACGGGTATCGGCATCAGCCCCGCTGACCAGGCGCGGCTGTTCAACGCCTTCGTTCAGGCTGACGGCCCGCGAACACGTCAAGGAGCTGGCTTGGGGTTGGTCATCAGCCGCACCTTTGCCGAGCTGATGGGCGGCAGCCTGAGCCTGCAAAGCGTCGAGGGCGTCGGCACCAAAGTGCTGGTCAGCCTGCATCTGCCAGCCTGCCCGGCACCGGAGCCTGCCCGGCAACACACCCCGGTAGCCGAAAGCAGCAGTGGCCCGTTGAAAATCCTTGTGGTCGACGACTACCCTGCCAACCTGCTGTTGCTGGAGCGGCAACTTCACACGCTGGGTCATCACGTGACCCTGGCAGACAACGGCCAGGTTGCGCTGGAGCGCTGGCAGGCAGCGCGTTTCGACCTGGTGATCACCGACTGCAGCATGCCCGTCATGGATGGCCATGAACTTACCCGTCGCATTCGCAGCCTTGAAACCGAACGCAGCCTGCCGGCGTGCCAGATCCTCGGTGTCACCGCCAATGCCCAGGCCGAAGAGCGTGAGCGTTGCCTGGCCAGTGGCATGGACGACTGCCTGTTCAAGCCGATCGGCCTGCGCACGCTCAAGGCACACCTGCCCCAGGCCCGCGGCGACCAGCAGCCACCAGTGCGCAGTAGCGGCTTCAACCTGGCTGAACTGCGCCACCTGACCCAGGACGACAAGCAACTGACCCGGCACCTGCTGGAACAGCTGTCGATCAGTGTCAGCGAGGATCTGTCCACCTTGCGTGCCCTGTCAGCAGAGGCCTCCGATGAAGCCGTCCGCTCCCTGGCTCATCGCATCAAGGGCGGCGCAAAAATGATCAGGGTACGCGGCGTGGTCGAGGACTGCGAAGCCATCGAGAACGCCCACGCGCAGGGCCTGCCAACGGTTGCTCAACGTGAGCGACTGCAAGTCAGCCTGCAAGCCCTGCTCAATGAAATGAGCGATGCGCTCAATGCAATTGCAGCGTCGAGCTGA
- a CDS encoding PAS domain-containing methyl-accepting chemotaxis protein, which produces MFDFHRKSDLVEIQRSHQALAGSQAKLAAISRSMAMIEFAPDGTILDANERFCQAMGYSADELRGKHHRLFCEPGYAQSAEYQQLWRELAQGKAISGTFERLDKAGREVWLEASYMPVLDEQRQVTSVIKVAADISQRVVQEHESESLLKAISRSMAVIEFTPQGRVIKANQNFLDTMGYRQEEVVGRHHGLFCLPHERESAEYREFWASLNRGEYHSHRFERINKQGQMVYLEASYNPIFDSRGRLYKVVKFASDITRQVSTQQTAADAAHASSMQTDACARKGTEVVQQTVQVIEQISQELNDAARSIDAVSKQSDVIAQIVLTIRGIADQTNLLALNAAIEAARAGDHGRGFAVVADEVRNLAARTSKATLEIVDVVRQNHDLSLLAVASMQSSLTRTGHGVALANEAGTVIMEIQQGSRHVVDAISQISSTLQLH; this is translated from the coding sequence ATGTTCGACTTCCATCGCAAGTCCGATTTGGTTGAAATCCAGCGTAGTCACCAGGCGTTGGCCGGCTCACAAGCCAAACTGGCCGCGATCAGCCGTTCTATGGCGATGATCGAGTTTGCCCCCGATGGCACCATCCTCGATGCCAACGAGCGATTCTGCCAAGCCATGGGCTATAGCGCCGACGAGTTGCGCGGCAAGCACCATCGGCTGTTCTGCGAGCCAGGCTATGCGCAAAGTGCCGAGTACCAGCAACTGTGGCGCGAGTTGGCTCAGGGCAAGGCCATCAGCGGAACGTTCGAACGCCTCGACAAGGCCGGGCGTGAGGTGTGGCTGGAGGCCAGCTACATGCCGGTGCTGGACGAGCAGCGCCAGGTCACCAGCGTGATCAAGGTGGCTGCCGACATCAGCCAGCGGGTGGTGCAGGAGCACGAGAGCGAAAGTTTGCTCAAGGCCATCAGCCGTTCCATGGCAGTGATCGAGTTCACACCGCAAGGCCGGGTGATCAAGGCTAACCAGAACTTCCTCGATACCATGGGCTATCGCCAGGAAGAAGTGGTCGGTCGCCATCACGGGCTGTTTTGCCTGCCGCATGAACGCGAGTCGGCCGAGTACCGCGAGTTCTGGGCATCACTCAACCGCGGCGAGTACCATTCGCACCGCTTCGAGCGCATCAACAAGCAGGGCCAGATGGTCTATCTGGAGGCCTCATACAACCCGATATTCGACAGCAGGGGCCGCTTGTACAAGGTGGTGAAGTTCGCCAGTGACATCACCCGCCAGGTCAGTACGCAGCAAACCGCCGCCGATGCCGCCCATGCCAGTTCCATGCAGACCGATGCCTGCGCACGCAAGGGCACCGAGGTGGTGCAACAGACGGTGCAGGTGATCGAGCAGATATCCCAAGAGCTGAATGACGCGGCACGCAGTATCGATGCCGTGAGCAAGCAGTCGGATGTGATCGCGCAGATTGTGCTGACCATACGTGGGATTGCCGACCAGACCAATCTGTTGGCCCTGAACGCCGCCATCGAGGCGGCCCGCGCCGGCGACCACGGGCGTGGGTTTGCCGTGGTGGCCGACGAGGTGCGCAACCTGGCGGCGCGCACCAGCAAGGCCACCCTGGAAATCGTCGACGTCGTGCGGCAGAACCACGACCTGTCTCTACTTGCCGTGGCCAGTATGCAGTCGAGCTTGACCCGCACCGGTCATGGGGTTGCGCTTGCCAATGAGGCCGGTACGGTGATCATGGAAATCCAGCAGGGTTCACGGCACGTCGTGGATGCGATCAGCCAGATCAGCTCGACGCTGCAATTGCATTGA
- a CDS encoding LacI family DNA-binding transcriptional regulator, translated as MSRTGSRTTGRPTLAEVARLSGVSPITASRALRGVSTVAPELVEKVVAAAASLGYVANPAARALASARSQSVVVLIPSLSNQLFIDTLEAIHEVMRPRGLEVLIGNYHYDLAEEENLIRNYLAYQPCGMLLTGFERSDAARQMLAASGVPCVHMMELNGEPGALSVGFSQQQAGRAAARHLIERGRKRLAFIAAQLDPRVMQRAEGFRQALAEAGMQATELEVLAPEPSSIALGSVLFSQLLQKAPDVDGIFFCNDDLAQGAVLQALRQGVDVPRQVAMVGFNDLPASAHMVPRLTSIRTPRAAVGRGAAQALLALLDGKRVANTQQDLGFELMVRESS; from the coding sequence ATGTCTCGCACCGGCTCCCGTACTACAGGTCGTCCTACCCTGGCAGAAGTCGCCAGGCTTTCCGGGGTTTCCCCGATTACCGCCTCGCGCGCCTTGCGCGGGGTCAGCACGGTTGCGCCTGAACTGGTCGAAAAGGTCGTCGCTGCCGCGGCGAGCCTGGGCTACGTGGCCAACCCGGCGGCCCGCGCCCTGGCCTCGGCCCGCAGCCAGTCGGTGGTGGTGCTCATCCCGTCGCTATCAAACCAGTTATTCATCGACACCCTGGAAGCCATTCACGAGGTCATGCGCCCGCGTGGGCTCGAGGTGCTGATTGGCAACTATCACTACGACCTTGCCGAAGAAGAGAACCTGATCCGCAACTACCTGGCCTATCAGCCCTGCGGCATGCTGTTGACCGGTTTCGAGCGCAGCGACGCGGCGCGGCAGATGCTGGCCGCAAGCGGTGTGCCTTGTGTGCACATGATGGAGCTCAATGGTGAGCCGGGGGCGTTGTCGGTCGGTTTCTCGCAGCAGCAGGCCGGGCGCGCTGCTGCCCGGCACTTGATTGAGCGCGGGCGCAAACGCCTGGCGTTCATCGCTGCGCAACTCGACCCACGGGTGATGCAGCGGGCCGAAGGTTTCCGCCAGGCCCTGGCTGAGGCCGGTATGCAGGCGACCGAGTTGGAGGTCCTGGCACCGGAGCCTTCGTCGATTGCGCTGGGCAGTGTGCTGTTTAGCCAGTTGCTGCAGAAGGCGCCGGATGTGGACGGTATCTTCTTCTGCAACGACGACCTGGCCCAGGGGGCGGTGCTGCAGGCATTGCGCCAAGGGGTGGACGTGCCACGTCAGGTCGCCATGGTCGGGTTCAACGACCTGCCAGCCTCGGCGCACATGGTGCCGCGCTTGACCTCGATTCGCACCCCCAGGGCGGCCGTGGGTCGTGGCGCCGCGCAGGCGCTGCTGGCGTTGCTCGATGGCAAGCGGGTGGCGAATACTCAGCAGGATCTGGGCTTTGAGTTGATGGTGCGCGAGAGTTCGTAA
- a CDS encoding gluconokinase, translating to MNSPLSAIVVMGVAGCGKSCIGAAIAAKSGGRLIEGDAFHPAENIRKMSDGIPLDDSDRAGWLVRLGQELQAITQAGERPILTCSALKRRYRDTLRDAMPGLVFVFLELSPAEAEKRVLARPGHFMPASLIDSQFAALESPRGEPLTLPLDATQPVDALAEAVDSWLKRCGEQGLAQTA from the coding sequence ATGAATTCTCCCCTGTCCGCCATTGTGGTGATGGGCGTGGCCGGTTGTGGCAAAAGCTGCATCGGCGCTGCCATCGCTGCGAAAAGCGGCGGCCGCCTGATCGAAGGCGACGCTTTCCACCCTGCCGAAAACATCCGCAAGATGAGCGATGGCATCCCGCTGGACGACAGCGACCGTGCCGGATGGCTGGTGCGCCTTGGTCAGGAGTTGCAGGCCATCACTCAGGCGGGGGAACGCCCGATCCTGACCTGCTCGGCACTCAAGCGCCGCTACCGCGACACCCTGCGCGATGCCATGCCCGGGCTGGTATTCGTGTTCCTCGAACTGTCGCCTGCCGAGGCGGAAAAGCGCGTGCTGGCGCGGCCTGGGCACTTCATGCCGGCCAGCCTCATCGACAGCCAGTTTGCCGCTCTGGAGTCGCCACGCGGCGAGCCCCTGACGCTGCCACTGGACGCCACCCAGCCTGTCGATGCGCTCGCTGAAGCGGTAGACAGCTGGCTAAAGCGTTGCGGTGAGCAGGGCCTGGCGCAAACCGCCTGA
- a CDS encoding GntP family permease, which translates to MFGLATDTFLLLDALVTIIGLILLITHFKVHPFVALTLAAGFLGLTSGMPVAKVMKSFQDGFGGVLGFVGIVLALGTMLGKLMADSGGADQIAQTLIRAFGKKNVHWAMMFAAFLVGIPLFFEIGFVLLIPLVFIVARRSGVSLVKIGIPLLAGLSVVHGLVPPHPGPLLAIGIFHADIGKTIFYGLIVALPTAIIAGPLFGNFISRYIPGNPSQELMDQIAKESDQGNLPSFSITLITVLLPVALMLLKTFADVVLPAEHIVRQWMDLIGHPITALLAALLLAFYTFGSARGFNRQQIMKMLDQSLAPTAAIVLIVGAGGGFKQMLVDTGVGNVIGQMAVQAEISPIMLAWLVAAVIRIATGSATVATITGAGIVAPVIELVPGVNRELLVLATGAGSLILSHVNDAGFWLVKQYFNMTVAETFKTWSMMETILSVVGIIFIMLLAQVV; encoded by the coding sequence ATGTTCGGACTGGCTACTGATACCTTCCTGCTGCTCGACGCGCTGGTTACCATCATCGGGCTGATTCTGCTGATCACCCACTTCAAAGTGCACCCCTTCGTCGCCCTCACCCTCGCGGCCGGCTTTCTTGGCCTGACCTCCGGCATGCCGGTGGCCAAGGTAATGAAGTCGTTCCAGGACGGTTTTGGCGGTGTGCTCGGCTTTGTCGGCATCGTGCTCGCCTTGGGTACCATGCTGGGCAAGCTGATGGCCGACTCCGGGGGTGCCGACCAGATCGCGCAAACCCTTATCCGCGCCTTCGGCAAGAAGAACGTGCACTGGGCGATGATGTTCGCCGCCTTCCTGGTGGGCATTCCGCTGTTCTTCGAAATCGGCTTCGTGCTGCTGATTCCGCTCGTGTTCATCGTTGCACGCCGCTCCGGGGTATCGCTGGTCAAGATCGGTATTCCACTGCTGGCCGGCCTGTCGGTGGTCCACGGCCTGGTACCGCCACACCCGGGCCCATTGCTGGCGATCGGCATTTTCCACGCGGACATCGGCAAGACCATCTTCTACGGCCTGATCGTCGCACTGCCCACCGCGATCATCGCCGGCCCGCTGTTCGGTAACTTCATTTCCCGCTACATCCCGGGCAACCCGTCCCAGGAACTGATGGACCAGATCGCCAAGGAGTCCGACCAAGGCAACCTGCCAAGCTTCAGCATCACCCTGATCACCGTACTGCTGCCGGTGGCGTTGATGTTGCTGAAAACCTTCGCCGATGTAGTGCTGCCAGCCGAACACATCGTGCGCCAGTGGATGGACCTGATCGGCCACCCCATCACCGCCCTGCTCGCTGCCCTGCTGCTGGCCTTCTATACCTTCGGCTCGGCCCGCGGCTTCAACCGCCAGCAGATCATGAAGATGCTCGACCAGAGCCTGGCCCCCACGGCGGCCATCGTGCTGATCGTAGGCGCTGGCGGTGGGTTCAAGCAGATGCTGGTGGACACCGGCGTGGGCAACGTGATCGGGCAGATGGCCGTGCAGGCGGAGATTTCGCCCATCATGCTGGCCTGGCTGGTGGCAGCGGTGATTCGCATTGCCACCGGCTCCGCCACTGTCGCCACCATTACCGGCGCGGGTATCGTTGCACCGGTGATCGAACTGGTCCCGGGTGTGAACCGCGAATTGCTGGTGCTGGCTACCGGCGCTGGTTCGTTGATCCTGTCGCATGTGAACGACGCCGGCTTCTGGCTGGTGAAGCAATATTTCAACATGACGGTGGCAGAAACCTTCAAGACCTGGAGCATGATGGAAACCATCCTCTCGGTGGTCGGCATCATCTTCATCATGTTGTTGGCGCAAGTGGTGTAA